The window ATTCTGGGAAATATAGAGAAGGGAACAAATATTGAGGTCCTTGGCGCCCTTGAGGAGAAGGAGGGCAATTTCCGTTTCCTGCCGGGTGAGATTGAACTCCATGAGCTTCATTCGCCGCCCCATCTCCTCTTCTTTATCCTTCACTTCAGGGTCCGCGTCCCCCATATCCCCGCCGTCGTCACCCCCCGCAAAACCGCCTTCTTCCTCTCTTTTTCTGCGGGCAGCGCTCCCCATCTGGAGGGGAAGATCCCTTCCGTCCCACAGGGAGAGCATGAGGAGCAGCAGAAATATCCCCAGGAGGGCAAAGGAGACCTGGTAGTACTGGCCGGGAAGAAGAGCGGCGCTGTTCCGGAAAAGAAGGTGGTAATGTGCCACTGTGCCTGCAAGGACGATGATGGAAATGCCCAGGTTGATTACCGCTCCCCTCCTGAGGCCCGTACGGGAGGCAAAATAGATCAGGAGCAGCCAGGCGTAGAGGTCGAGAAAGGACAATCCTCCCTCGAGGAAAAACCTCGCGGGTGTCCGATAGGGCGAGAAGGTCAGAAAGAAAAGGGCGGCGGCGATGAACGGGAAGGCTCCCCTGTAGAAGTTCCTCAGGTCCGACCTGGGGTAAAACCGGAAAACGAGGGCCGCACCGAGGGAGGAAAAGGCCCTGATCCAGTCGGTCACCGGATCGGTGCGGGCAAAAACGATGGGAATGAGGCTGATGAGAAAGCCGTTGGCGGTATAAAAGCAAAAGAGAAACACGGCCAGTCTCCAGATGGGAAAATCAGGCAGGGGGGTGAGCTGCTCCGTTTCTTCGGCCCGCACTCCACCGGCGCCCCAGAGCAGCGCAAGGCTCAGCAGGGGTGCGGCAAAAACCAGAAGGGAGACATCCAGCACCGAAAAAAACCTGATAATGAATAAAGAGATCATGGGCGACAGGCCAAACACCACCGCCACGTCGTCGGGAACAAAGGTGCTGAGAAACACACCCCAACGGCCGATGAGCATGGCCCCTCCGGCCGCCGACAAAAGCATCCCTGCCAGGGCGAGAGCCGCGGCGGGAGGAGAGGGAACGAACCCGGAAAGGAAAAGGAGCCCCGGGAGGGAGAGCATGAACAGGCAGCCTGCAAAGGGCACCGCCTCCCTGTGCCGGTCGAAAAAGGACTTCATGGAGAGGAGCCCCATGACAAGATAGGTAAGGCAGTGAACGGCAAGGAAAAGGGCCACGGTGCTTTCCCCGGTATATCCCCTGGCTGCAAG of the Aminivibrio sp. genome contains:
- a CDS encoding helix-turn-helix transcriptional regulator is translated as QNHSSEWNTETTGGDPRMRAAKILGTAGGLGLLFSWMESIFLYYGLPARLAARGYTGESTVALFLAVHCLTYLVMGLLSMKSFFDRHREAVPFAGCLFMLSLPGLLFLSGFVPSPPAAALALAGMLLSAAGGAMLIGRWGVFLSTFVPDDVAVVFGLSPMISLFIIRFFSVLDVSLLVFAAPLLSLALLWGAGGVRAEETEQLTPLPDFPIWRLAVFLFCFYTANGFLISLIPIVFARTDPVTDWIRAFSSLGAALVFRFYPRSDLRNFYRGAFPFIAAALFFLTFSPYRTPARFFLEGGLSFLDLYAWLLLIYFASRTGLRRGAVINLGISIIVLAGTVAHYHLLFRNSAALLPGQYYQVSFALLGIFLLLLMLSLWDGRDLPLQMGSAARRKREEEGGFAGGDDGGDMGDADPEVKDKEEEMGRRMKLMEFNLTRQETEIALLLLKGAKDLNICSLLYISQNTLKYHLRNIYRKTGSSNRRELKNILD